The Betaproteobacteria bacterium genome includes the window GTGGACGTAAGCGCCGACAAGGACTTGAGCGTCGACCGCAGCTGGACCGACTTCCCCTCGCCCGCGCGCCTGCTGGCGGCGCGGCCCTGGCGGCGGCGCGCCATGCCGATCCCGAACATCCTCGAGATCCTGTTTCGCGGCGCGATGCTGAGCTCGATCGCAGCCGAGCGCGATATCGCCGATCGGGTCGAGTTCTACCTGCGTCCGCCGCTGCGCGGCATCAACCTGCTCGACTTCAAGACCCTCGACCGGGTCGAGACCCGCGCCTACGAATATGCGGTGCAGGCGCTGGAGCAGTGGCCTTTTCGCACCGGCGCCGGCTCATAATAGGGGCCGCGCGGGAAACTCAGCGCCTGGTGCGTGCTTGCCCGCCCGCTGCAAGGATGAGCGATGAGCAAACAGACGCCGACCGAAGTCGACTTGGGAACGATCCGCGGCTGGCTGCGCGCGGCACGCCGCGTGGTCGTTCTGACCGGAGCCGGCATTTCCACCGAATCCGGCATCCCCGACTTCCGCGGCCCGAACGGGGTGTGGACGCGCAATCCCGAAGCCGAGAAGCTCTCCACCATCCAGAACTATCTCGCCGACCCGGAGATCCGCCGCCGGTCGTGGCACTCGCGCCTCGAGCACCCCGCGTTCACGGCGCAGCCGAACGCCGGGCACGAAGCATTGGTTGAGCTCGAGCGCCACGGCAAGCTGCACGCCCTCGTCACCCAGAACATCGACGGACTGCATCTGAAGGCGGGCAACTCGCCCAGGCTCGTCATCGAGGTGCACGGCAACGTGCACAAGGTGATGTGCCTGGACTGCGGCTGGCGGGGGCCGATGCAGCACGCGCTCGAGCGCGTGCGCGCGGGCGAGGACGATCCGCAGTGCGGCGACTGCGGCGGAATTCTCAAGAGCGACACCATCTCGTTCGGCCAGGCGCTCGTGCCCGAGGTGATCGATCGGGCGCTGCGGGTGGCCGAAGAAGCCGATTTCTTGCTCGCGGTCGGCTCCACACTGCAGGTGTATCCGGTCGCGCATGCCGTTCCGCTGGCGAAATCGAACGGCGCGCGCGTCGTGATCGTCAACGCCCAGCCGACGCAGTTCGATTCGCTTGCGGATGCGGTGATCCGCGAGCCGATCGGCACGGTGCTGCCGCAGTTGTGCGCAGTTGCGGCCTAGCCGTCTCAGCCGCGCGTGTGCGGCGCGCCGAAGCGGCGAGGTAGCGGTTGCGCGCGAGCCGCGCCTTCAGCCAGTCGAGCGTCTCGAACAGCGGCACGACCGCTTCTTCGTATG containing:
- a CDS encoding NAD-dependent protein deacylase produces the protein MSKQTPTEVDLGTIRGWLRAARRVVVLTGAGISTESGIPDFRGPNGVWTRNPEAEKLSTIQNYLADPEIRRRSWHSRLEHPAFTAQPNAGHEALVELERHGKLHALVTQNIDGLHLKAGNSPRLVIEVHGNVHKVMCLDCGWRGPMQHALERVRAGEDDPQCGDCGGILKSDTISFGQALVPEVIDRALRVAEEADFLLAVGSTLQVYPVAHAVPLAKSNGARVVIVNAQPTQFDSLADAVIREPIGTVLPQLCAVAA